CGGACTGTTCATATATTGGATATTGGCATTTATCTACAAACACATTGATTCTATATCGACCGGATAACCTACACCAAAAAAATGCTCATTATCGAGAAAATCCAAGACACCTGGGCTGCAATATGCAACCACTACAGACCAGGAGACATCGAGATCGCAGGAGTCATTCTTTCTCAAGTTGTGGGCTTCATCATTCCGGCAACCATATACCTCCTCATCGACAtcatcttcccgagtttctcACGCAAGCACAAACTCCAACAGCGCCAACCCACATGGGCACAGATTCGGCACTGCATCAAAATATCCTTGATGAACCAGATATGGATTGCAGCAGCCCATATCCTCGGCGTATACCTCCAAGGCCTCGACCATAGCTTCCTTATCATGGACCCGAAGCTACCATCCTTCACGATGCTCGCAAGCGACTTCATTTTTGGCATGGCTGCCCGCGAGATTTTGTTTTACTACATCCACCGAGCCCTTCATCATCCGAGCATCTACGTTTATATTCATAAAATGCACCACAAGTACACAGCGCCAATTAGCTTCGCGGCGGAATATGCTCATCCGGTTGAACATGTGCTTGCGAACGTTCTCCCGATTGTGGCTCCCTTGACCATTAAGGGCACGCATTTCTTGTCTCTGATGGCATTTACAGTGTTTGAACTCTGGGAAGCGGCGGCTGATCACAGTGGTTATGACTTTCTTAAGTTGCCACCTGCTTCAATTCATGATTTGCATCATGAGAAGTTTCGGGTTAATTATAGTACGCTGGGTATTATGGATTGGATCCATGGGACGGATGTGGTGGGTTGGGACAGGCCCAAGAGGAAAGAGATTCAGTTTGCGCCtgggaaggaaaggaaagataAATGAGGTTCCATTCTGGAAAGA
This Aspergillus chevalieri M1 DNA, chromosome 3, nearly complete sequence DNA region includes the following protein-coding sequences:
- a CDS encoding sterol desaturase family protein (COG:I;~EggNog:ENOG410PSVU;~InterPro:IPR006694;~PFAM:PF04116;~TransMembrane:3 (o29-50i71-93o113-131i);~go_function: GO:0005506 - iron ion binding [Evidence IEA];~go_function: GO:0016491 - oxidoreductase activity [Evidence IEA];~go_process: GO:0008610 - lipid biosynthetic process [Evidence IEA];~go_process: GO:0055114 - oxidation-reduction process [Evidence IEA]): MLIIEKIQDTWAAICNHYRPGDIEIAGVILSQVVGFIIPATIYLLIDIIFPSFSRKHKLQQRQPTWAQIRHCIKISLMNQIWIAAAHILGVYLQGLDHSFLIMDPKLPSFTMLASDFIFGMAAREILFYYIHRALHHPSIYVYIHKMHHKYTAPISFAAEYAHPVEHVLANVLPIVAPLTIKGTHFLSLMAFTVFELWEAAADHSGYDFLKLPPASIHDLHHEKFRVNYSTLGIMDWIHGTDVVGWDRPKRKEIQFAPGKERKDK